The Halalkalibacter krulwichiae genome has a segment encoding these proteins:
- a CDS encoding chemotaxis protein CheW, which yields MVENIEVNEILINTEYLDLFIDESQEHLQAINDNLLKLEQAPHDRSIVSEVFRSAHTLKGMAATMGFEDLAHLTHNMENVLDLIRNDKLEVNPSVLDVVFLALDDLEAMVTDIASGGEGKRDVSEAIKQLEQIENRNANDVIAPSTKSIESDTDLQTIEQYDQFERTIIEQSFEQGYNIYLMKITLDPQVVLKAARVFMVFDVLEQIGEVIKSTPVAEDLEQEKFDSDFLVTVLSKIQMEEIKDRILNISEIDSVDIQGVEVGKLSSSEEVLEEQVEVKNVEMPIETVKPDGIEKPPKQKTELNKTIRVNIERLDVLMNLFEELVIDRGRLEQIASELNNNELNETVERMSRISGDLQEIILNMRMMPVEQVFNRFPRMVRSLSKDLNKKVNLQIIGAETELDRTILDEIGDPLVHLLRNSIDHGIETPEKRLAAGKPEEGTVLLKAFHSGNNVFIEIEDDGSGIDREKVLKKALTNGVVTEEEASKMSDQQVFSLLFSSGFSTADKITDVSGRGVGLDVVRNTFESLGGVVTVNSEVGKGSVFSIQLPLTLSIIDVMLVELQNEKYAIPLSSIIETAIVNTKDVFNSHNQKVIDFRGKVIPLVFLKEIFEVPGSQLEEESYSLVIVHKGNKVAGLVVDSLIGQHDVVLKSLGNYLKEVFAISGATILGNGQVALIIDTNALIK from the coding sequence ATGGTAGAGAACATCGAGGTGAATGAGATCTTGATCAATACAGAGTATTTAGACTTATTTATTGATGAAAGTCAAGAACATCTGCAGGCAATCAACGATAATTTATTAAAACTAGAACAGGCTCCACATGATCGATCAATTGTGAGTGAAGTTTTCAGGTCCGCTCATACGTTAAAAGGAATGGCTGCAACAATGGGATTTGAAGACCTTGCTCATCTAACGCATAACATGGAGAATGTGTTAGACCTAATTCGCAATGACAAACTAGAAGTCAATCCTTCTGTTTTAGATGTTGTTTTCTTAGCGCTTGATGATTTAGAAGCTATGGTAACAGATATAGCTTCAGGTGGGGAAGGGAAACGCGATGTCTCCGAAGCGATCAAGCAATTAGAACAGATTGAGAATAGAAACGCCAACGATGTAATAGCACCATCGACAAAGAGCATAGAAAGTGACACTGACCTTCAGACGATCGAACAATATGATCAATTTGAACGGACCATTATAGAGCAATCATTTGAACAAGGGTACAATATCTACTTGATGAAAATAACACTTGATCCACAAGTGGTGTTGAAAGCTGCCCGTGTCTTTATGGTCTTTGATGTATTGGAGCAGATAGGAGAAGTTATTAAATCTACGCCAGTTGCAGAAGACTTAGAGCAAGAAAAGTTTGATTCAGACTTTTTAGTAACAGTCCTTTCAAAGATTCAAATGGAAGAAATTAAGGATCGTATTTTAAACATTTCTGAGATTGATAGCGTAGATATACAAGGCGTTGAAGTTGGCAAACTTTCTTCTTCAGAGGAAGTACTAGAAGAACAAGTGGAAGTTAAGAATGTAGAAATGCCAATTGAGACAGTGAAACCGGATGGAATAGAAAAGCCACCAAAGCAGAAAACAGAACTTAACAAAACGATACGTGTGAACATTGAACGACTAGACGTCCTAATGAATTTATTTGAGGAATTGGTTATAGATCGTGGTCGACTTGAACAGATTGCCAGTGAATTGAACAATAATGAATTGAATGAAACGGTTGAAAGAATGTCACGCATTTCCGGAGATTTACAAGAAATCATCTTGAATATGAGAATGATGCCAGTTGAACAAGTTTTTAATCGTTTTCCTAGAATGGTACGGAGTCTATCAAAAGATTTAAATAAAAAGGTTAATTTGCAAATTATAGGGGCCGAAACAGAGCTTGATCGAACGATACTTGATGAAATTGGAGATCCTCTCGTTCATTTATTACGTAATTCCATAGACCATGGTATTGAAACACCAGAAAAACGACTAGCGGCGGGCAAGCCTGAAGAAGGAACAGTGCTTCTAAAAGCCTTTCATAGTGGCAATAATGTCTTTATTGAAATTGAGGACGATGGTTCTGGAATTGACCGTGAAAAAGTTCTGAAGAAAGCACTAACGAATGGTGTCGTAACAGAAGAAGAAGCTTCTAAAATGTCCGACCAACAAGTATTTTCTTTGTTATTTTCTTCAGGATTCAGTACAGCTGACAAAATAACAGATGTATCTGGACGTGGTGTTGGTCTTGATGTCGTGAGAAACACGTTTGAATCGTTAGGTGGAGTTGTGACAGTCAACTCTGAGGTAGGGAAAGGCTCTGTATTCTCCATTCAACTGCCTTTAACACTCTCGATTATAGATGTAATGCTCGTTGAATTACAAAATGAGAAATATGCAATACCATTATCATCTATCATTGAAACGGCAATTGTGAATACAAAAGATGTTTTTAACTCTCATAATCAAAAGGTCATTGATTTCAGAGGGAAAGTTATTCCTCTTGTCTTTTTGAAGGAGATTTTTGAAGTTCCTGGTAGTCAACTAGAAGAAGAGTCATATTCATTAGTTATTGTTCATAAAGGAAACAAGGTAGCAGGACTTGTTGTCGATTCTTTGATCGGTCAGCATGATGTTGTTCTAAAATCACTTGGGAATTATTTGAAAGAAGTATTTGCGATTTCAGGTGCTACTATTCTTGGAAATGGGCAAGTTGCTTTGATTATAGATACGAATGCTTTAATCAAGTAA